The following proteins come from a genomic window of Gammaproteobacteria bacterium:
- a CDS encoding MarR family transcriptional regulator, with translation MRLVSNNVSHAFARRLESSGVTVAEWVILREMHSKEAVTSPGQIADLTGLTRGAVSKLIERLLQKSLVTRVEAIGDRRFQDIQLTNDAIILVPKLAALADQNDEEFFSILTKVEKNQLIAILKKVATHQQLTKAPID, from the coding sequence ATGAGACTGGTTTCTAACAATGTTTCTCATGCCTTTGCTCGCAGGCTTGAATCAAGTGGTGTCACTGTAGCTGAGTGGGTGATCTTGCGTGAGATGCACAGCAAAGAGGCTGTCACTTCACCTGGCCAAATTGCAGATCTCACAGGTCTTACAAGGGGAGCTGTTTCTAAGCTTATTGAGCGTCTTTTGCAGAAAAGTCTTGTCACCCGTGTTGAGGCGATTGGTGATCGTCGTTTTCAGGATATTCAGCTTACAAACGACGCTATCATTCTTGTGCCTAAGCTAGCAGCACTTGCAGATCAGAATGATGAAGAGTTTTTCTCTATTCTTACGAAGGTAGAGAAAAATCAGCTGATTGCAATCTTAAAAAAGGTAGCAACACATCAACAATTAACTAAAGCTCCGATTGATTAG
- a CDS encoding DUF1398 family protein encodes MNVDLINEVIKGSLEGSMTFPQVVGKLLSEGMESYHVDLVRSENRYYMPSGETHVETVPFKHPKAAEKFSSVLVKTAIKSIQAGKINYKQFLDQIMEAGTVYYITYLTGKRVSYFGREGDFHVEHFPKNK; translated from the coding sequence ATGAATGTTGATTTAATAAATGAAGTTATCAAAGGCTCTCTCGAAGGCTCAATGACCTTCCCGCAAGTGGTAGGTAAGCTTCTCAGTGAAGGGATGGAATCTTATCATGTCGATTTAGTTCGTTCAGAGAATCGTTATTACATGCCATCTGGCGAGACACATGTGGAAACTGTACCCTTTAAACATCCAAAAGCTGCGGAGAAATTTTCAAGCGTGTTAGTTAAAACCGCGATAAAAAGTATACAAGCAGGAAAGATAAACTATAAGCAATTTCTGGATCAAATAATGGAAGCTGGGACAGTGTATTACATCACATATCTCACTGGAAAACGTGTAAGCTATTTCGGGCGAGAAGGAGATTTTCACGTCGAGCACTTCCCCAAAAACAAATGA